A stretch of the Chelonia mydas isolate rCheMyd1 chromosome 5, rCheMyd1.pri.v2, whole genome shotgun sequence genome encodes the following:
- the RAI14 gene encoding ankycorbin isoform X3 yields MTTGCCKLWRMEIQRKWLRCWGKREPVPPNRIVTAKLRHTALHLAAKNSHLDCIKRLLQSKCPADSIDNSGKTALHYAASCGCLQVVQLLCEHKCPINVKDLDGNLPLLFAVQNGHAEICRHLLDHGADINSRDKNGRTALMLACEAGGLNIVEALIRKGADFSLVDALGHDALHYSKLSENAGIQSLLLSKISPDADTKSPTKPKQHDQVSKLSSERSGTPKKRKAPPPPISPIQFSDLSSPRSATSTPIAGKGQVFFTEQVCKEEISSIQRDNKDRLSDSTTGADSLLDISSETDQQDLLVLLQAKIASLTLHNKELQDKLQEKAPRETEMDSTLDSYHSTQTEFDQSVDRQSQTSAQELKSSSLNATQTQEKSTSNNEVKIKRLQEDLKDLQRKLDNSEAKRKYLETQLQSRIPETINLNSADISENSSDLSQKLKETQCRYEEAMKEVLNVQTQMKLGLVASENKNTYSDVHELRVTCEEIEVLKQELRKALEESERHKEKVRELQEKLEEGEQNVASKMSIEECEEIKNSYCSIIENINQEKALLIERYKEGQEEIKRLQDKLNQMQLESSDEAREIKEARDRMIDDLHRQVSELSQLYKEAQTELEDYRKRKALEDVALEYIPRDEHEKLMWVTNSLKDKAEDALSDMKSQYTQVLNEAAQLKQLIDTQKQNSVPVAEHLEVVTALRCTAKEMEEEINEFKEELINKETEVRNLQKELLEEKAAIKEAMVPRASYEKLQSSLEGEVNILSSKLKDLMKEKENVSVDAAQLRNEVLQLKGEKEGIQTLLEGKEQEINGLYRKYHQAQEDLLDMKRYAESSSKLEEDKDKKINEMSKEVSKLKEALNSLSQLSYSTSAPKRQSQQLEALQQQVKQLQNQLAETKKQHQEIVSVYRMHLLYAVQGQMDEDVQKVLKQILTMCKSQSQKK; encoded by the exons gGCACACTGCTTTACATCTTGCAGCAAAGAACAGCCACCTTGATTGCATCAAGAGGCTTCTCCAG TCTAAATGCCCAGCAGACAGCATTGACAACTCTGGGAAAACAGCTTTACATTATGCGG ctTCATGTGGCTGCCTTCAAGTAGTTCAACTTTTGTGTGAGCACAAATGCCCAATTAATGTCAAAGATTTG GATGGGAATTTACCCCTGTTGTTCGCAGTACAAAATGGCCATGCTGAGATATGTAGACATCTTCTGGATCATGGAGCAGACATCAATTCCAGGGACAAAAATGGAAG AACTGCTTTGATGCTGGCTTGTGAAGCTGGCGGCCTTAACATTGTGGAAGCCTTGATCAGAAAGGGTGCTGACTTCAGCCTTGTAGATGCCCTTGGACACGATGCCCTACATTACTCCAAGCTCTCTGAGAATGCCGGGATTCAGAGCCTCCTCCTGTCGAAGATATCTCCGGATGCCG ATACGAAGTCACCAACAAAGCCAAAGCAG CATGACCAAGTCTCTAAATTAAGTTCAGAAAGAAGTGGAACTCCAAAAAAACGcaaagccccacctcctcctatCAGTCCTATCCAG TTTAGTGATTTGTCCTCTCCACGTTCAGCAACCTCAACTCCAATTGCTGGAAAAGGACAGGTGTTCTTCACTGAACAAGTATGCAAG GAAGAGATCAGCTCCATTCAGCGAGATAACAAGGATAGATTGAGTGATAGCACTACAG gtgctgaTAGCTTACTGGATATAAGTTCTGAAACTGACCAGCAAGATCTGCTTGTATTGTTGCAAGCAAAAATTGCTTCTCTAACACTACACAATAAGGAGTTACAAGACAAATTACAG GAAAAAGCACCCAGAGAAACAGAAATGGATTCCACCCTAGATTCCTATCATTCCACCCAAACAGAGTTTGATCAGTCAGTGGATAGACAAAGTCAAACTTCAGCTCAGGAGCTAAAATCATCCTCATTAAATGCAACACAAACTCAAGAGAAGTCAACAAGCAACAATGAGGTAAAAATTAAGCGTCTACAAGAAGATTTAAAGGACTTACAGAGGAAATTAGATAATTCCGAAGCAAAAAGAAAGTACTTAGAGACCCAACTTCAGTCTAGAATCCCAGAAACAATTAATTTAAACAGTGCAGATATTTCTGAAAATAGCTCTGATCTTAGCCAGAAACTTAAAGAAACCCAATGCCGGTATGAAGAAGCTATGAAAGAGGTCTTGAATGTACAAACGCAGATGAAATTGGGCCTTGttgcttctgaaaacaaaaatacttaCTCGGATGTCCATGAACTGAGGGTTACATGTGAGGAAATTGAAGTGCTAAAGCAAGAACTCAGGAAAGCATTAGAGGAAAGTGAAAGGCATAAAGAGAAAGTGAGAGAGCTACAGGAAAAACTTGAAGAAGGAGAGCAGAACGTTGCTAGCAAAATGTCTATAGAAGAATGTGAGGAAATAAAAAATTCTTATTGTTCAATAATTGAGAACATTAACCAAGAGAAAGCTTTGTTGATCGAGAGATACAAAGAAGGGCAAGAAGAAATCAAAAGGCTACAAGACAAGTTAAATCAGATGCAGTTGGAATCCAGTGATGAAGCTCGGGAGATAAAAGAAGCAAGGGATAGAATGATAGATGACCTACACAGACAAGTTAGTGAGCTGTCTCAGTTGTACAAAGAAGCACAAACAGAGCTTGAAGATTACAGGAAGAGGAAAGCATTAGAGGATGTAGCTTTGGAATACATTCCTAGAGATGAGCATGAGAAACTGATGTGGGTAACAAATTCATTGAAAGATAAAGCTGAAGATGCATTATCTGACATGAAGTCCCAGTACACACAGGTATTAAATGAAGCAGCTCAGCTCAAGCAACTGATAGATACTCAGAAACAAAACTCTGTACCAGTTGCTGAGCATCTTGAGGTGGTAACTGCTCTCAGGTGTACGGCAAAGGAAATGGAAGAAGAAATAAATGAGTTTAAGGAAGAGCTTATTAACAAGGAAACTGAGGTAAGAAATCTGCAGAAGGAATTGTTGGAAGAAAAAGCTGCAATTAAGGAAGCAATGGTGCCCAGAGCTTCATATGAAAAACTCCAGTCATCGTTAGAAGGTGAAGTTAATATTTTGTCATCCAAACTAAAGGATTtaatgaaagagaaagagaatgtGTCCGTAGATGCTGCACAATTGAGAAATGAAGTCTTGCaattaaaaggggaaaaagaaggTATTCAAACTCTCCTTGAGGGCAAGGAGCAGGAAATAAATGGACTTTACCGTAAGTACCATCAAGCTCAAGAAGATCTTCTTGACATGAAAAGATATGCAGAAAGCTCGTCAAAGCTAGAAGAAGATAAAGATAAAAAG ATCAATGAGATGTCCAAGGAAGTTAGCAAGTTAAAAGAAGCATTGAACAGTCTTTCTCAACTTTCCTACTCAACCAGTGCACCCAAAAGACAAAGCCAACAGCTGGAGGCATTACAGCAACAAGTGAAACAGTTACAAAATCAACTGGCT